The proteins below come from a single Clupea harengus chromosome 21, Ch_v2.0.2, whole genome shotgun sequence genomic window:
- the erich2 gene encoding glutamate-rich protein 2 isoform X1 → MYLVFVATRQTLQCVGTSTKGRSESKGSLATQLDAVCAGEPASNESVHNRSRPTARPIPKAAGEDQRASKRTATRSPKAKLNGTGEHAISPVQLHKDETENGCGTVKQPGSKVQPQSPVLAGSACDAGAPRLACPALRPSAVLEESEEQGGAAGAPLASRPVRGMCPRSGDTSDFQAGLQRDQSPSEEEEEECGDEDERPARDAPLELLAEFLRAVMAKDYPLSQKLCQMILIYEPENPEAKLFLPLIEERLLMGKSEGQIILSLSLTVDLIILSFVIKGLLTLYSFLNV, encoded by the exons ATGTATCTTGTGTTTGTTGCAACCAGACAAACGTTACAATGTGTCGGGACGTCCACAAAAGGTCGCTCTGAATCAAAG GGCTCGCTCGCCACACAGTTAGACGCAGTTTGTGCTGGAG AGCCGGCGTCTAATGAGTCCGTCCACAATAGATCACG GCCAACAGCAAGGCCAATCCCAAAGGCAGCTGGAGAAGATCAGAGAGCCTCCAAAAGAACGGCTACTAGATCACCGAAAGCGAAGTTGAATGG GACTGGAGAGCATGCAATATCCCCAGTTCAACTCCATAAAGATGAGACAGAGAATGGTTGTGGAACAGTCAAACAGCCTGGCTCTAAGGTTCAGCCTCAGTCTCCTGTTTTAG CTGGGTCAGCATGTGATGCTGGTGCACCAAGGCTGGCGTGCCCAGCCCTGCGGCCGTCGGCCGTGTTAGAGGAGTCAGAAGAGCAGGGGGGTGCAGCAGGGGCTCCTTTAGCCTCGCGGCCCGTGCGAGGGATGTGTCCTCGTAGTGGTGACACTTCCGACTTCCAGGCCGGACTTCAGAGAGATCAAAGCCcaagtgaggaggaggaagaggagtgtggTGATGAGGATGAGAGGCCTGCACGCGATGCTCCGTTAGAGCTTCTGGCTGAG TTCTTGAGAGCTGTGATGGCGAAAGACTACCCTCTGTCTCAGAAACTCTGTCAGATGA TTCTCATTTATGAGCCAGAAAACCCAGAGGCCAAACTATTCCTGCCACTTATTGAGGAGAGGTTACTGATGGGTAAGTCAGAAGGACAAatcatactttctctctctctcactgtagaTCTAATCATTCTGAGCTTTGTAATAAAGGGTCTTTTAACTCTATAtagttttttaaatgtttag
- the erich2 gene encoding glutamate-rich protein 2 isoform X2, translated as MYLVFVATRQTLQCVGTSTKGRSESKGSLATQLDAVCAGEPASNESVHNRSRPTARPIPKAAGEDQRASKRTATRSPKAKLNGTGEHAISPVQLHKDETENGCGTVKQPGSKVQPQSPVLAGSACDAGAPRLACPALRPSAVLEESEEQGGAAGAPLASRPVRGMCPRSGDTSDFQAGLQRDQSPSEEEEEECGDEDERPARDAPLELLAEVTGVTTG; from the exons ATGTATCTTGTGTTTGTTGCAACCAGACAAACGTTACAATGTGTCGGGACGTCCACAAAAGGTCGCTCTGAATCAAAG GGCTCGCTCGCCACACAGTTAGACGCAGTTTGTGCTGGAG AGCCGGCGTCTAATGAGTCCGTCCACAATAGATCACG GCCAACAGCAAGGCCAATCCCAAAGGCAGCTGGAGAAGATCAGAGAGCCTCCAAAAGAACGGCTACTAGATCACCGAAAGCGAAGTTGAATGG GACTGGAGAGCATGCAATATCCCCAGTTCAACTCCATAAAGATGAGACAGAGAATGGTTGTGGAACAGTCAAACAGCCTGGCTCTAAGGTTCAGCCTCAGTCTCCTGTTTTAG CTGGGTCAGCATGTGATGCTGGTGCACCAAGGCTGGCGTGCCCAGCCCTGCGGCCGTCGGCCGTGTTAGAGGAGTCAGAAGAGCAGGGGGGTGCAGCAGGGGCTCCTTTAGCCTCGCGGCCCGTGCGAGGGATGTGTCCTCGTAGTGGTGACACTTCCGACTTCCAGGCCGGACTTCAGAGAGATCAAAGCCcaagtgaggaggaggaagaggagtgtggTGATGAGGATGAGAGGCCTGCACGCGATGCTCCGTTAGAGCTTCTGGCTGAGGTAACTGGTGTCACGACAGGATGA
- the LOC105911693 gene encoding transcription factor Sp5 — protein sequence MAAVDVIRNDMLQAFLQDRTPNSSPETNKHSPLALLAATCNRIGHHQSPSSGESFQVQYSYDTTLSSPSRLFHPWSNDGVTQGHFTNNSALGLSPKSPLSTHIQSSFSAHHELPLPLTPPADPGYSYDFSPVKMLPCSMQSLQASCTPTYVPTVTYTPATAPIASSMTSFVPGHAGLVHGQQSRHLPQATGEDIPWWSLQQGAPVSHSTSFAAHRFPLQRGLVLGHPEFAHYQTQIAALFHSKSSLSGARRCRRCRCPNCQNPSSSTEEPGKKKQHICHIPGCGKVYGKTSHLKAHLRWHSGERPFVCNWLFCGKSFTRSDELQRHLRTHTGEKRFSCPDCCKRFMRSDHLAKHVKTHQGKKGRVPHRIVSHVKREDTRNY from the exons ATGGCAGCAGTGGATGTAATACGGAACGATATGCTTCAAGCTTTTCTCCAG GATCGGACGCCGAACTCATCACCGGAAACCAACAAACATTCACCTCTTGCTCTTCTGGCTGCCACCTGTAACCGCATTGGCCATCACCAGAGTCCCAGCTCCGGAGAGTCTTTCCAAGTCCAGTATTCCTATGACACGACTCTGAGTTCTCCGTCAAGACTCTTCCATCCATGGAGTAACGATGGCGTTACGCAGGGTCATTTCACAAATAATTCCGCTTTGGGACTTTCTCCAAaatcccccctctccacacataTCCAGTCGTCCTTTTCTGCACATCACgaacttcctcttcctctcaccccaCCAGCAGACCCAGGATATTCCTATGATTTTTCACCGGTCAAGATGCTGCCTTGCTCCATGCAATCACTGCAGGCAAGTTGCACGCCCACCTATGTCCCGACTGTAACTTACACGCCTGCGACAGCGCCAATCGCATCTTCAATGACAAGTTTTGTTCCAGGACATGCGGGTCTGGTTCATGGACAGCAATCTAGACATCTACCGCAGGCCACGGGGGAGGATATTCCATGGTGGAGTTTACAGCAGGGAGCCCCTGTCAGTCATTCCACGTCTTTCGCAGCGCACCGGTTCCCACTACAGCGGGGTTTGGTTTTGGGACACCCAGAGTTTGCGCACTACCAGACACAAATCGCGGCTCTCTTTCATTCCAAATCGTCTCTCAGTGGCGCTCGCAGGTGTCGTAGGTGCAGGTGCCCCAACTGCCAAAACCCGAGCTCTTCCACTGAAGAGCCTGGAAAGAAAAAGCAACACATCTGTCACATTCCCGGTTGTGGAAAGGTTTACGGCAAAACTTCGCATCTCAAAGCGCACTTACGTTGGCATTCAGGTGAACGGCCGTTTGTGTGTAACTGGCTGTTCTGCGGGAAGAGCTTTACGCGCTCCGACGAGTTGCAGAGACACCTGCGCACGCACACGGGTGAGAAGCGCTTCTCCTGTCCGGACTGCTGCAAGCGCTTCATGCGAAGCGACCACCTGGCCAAGCACGTGAAAACACACCAGGGCAAGAAGGGCAGAGTGCCACACCGAATCGTCAGTCACGTGAAAAGGGAGGACACAAGAAACTACTGA